A stretch of Myxococcus hansupus DNA encodes these proteins:
- a CDS encoding GPW/gp25 family protein, with protein sequence MAFLHRKFLGIQESLLEDVLRNVRYLLRAKRGAASCLPGFGLTETGFRTAEEMLTLMAQEIRENLQLYEPRVEVTEIEEGAEGDSGRPCLVVHCRLRASREPLSITLDPQSRAISLGAQATPEDA encoded by the coding sequence ATGGCCTTCCTGCATCGCAAGTTCCTGGGCATCCAGGAGTCGCTACTCGAGGACGTGCTGCGCAACGTGCGCTATCTGCTGCGCGCCAAGCGGGGCGCGGCATCCTGTCTGCCGGGATTCGGGTTGACCGAGACAGGGTTCCGCACGGCCGAGGAGATGCTCACGCTCATGGCGCAGGAGATTCGAGAGAACCTCCAGTTGTACGAGCCGCGCGTCGAGGTCACCGAAATCGAGGAGGGGGCGGAGGGCGACAGTGGCCGTCCCTGCCTCGTGGTGCATTGCAGGCTCCGGGCATCGCGCGAGCCGCTCTCCATCACGCTCGACCCGCAGAGCCGCGCCATCTCGCTGGGGGCCCAGGCCACGCCGGAGGACGCATGA